A window of Acidobacteriota bacterium genomic DNA:
CGCGTCGACGAGATGGAACCCCCCGGCGGACGAGAGCGTGACGTGGCGCTCGTCGGTCGTGAGGCCGATGCGCACGATGGGCCCCGCGATCGCGAGGGCGACGGGCCCCCCGGATCGCCCGCGCGAGGCGAGCGGGCCCAGGGGGACCTTCTCGCCGGACGCCTCCGCGATCGGCGCCGGCTTCGGCCTGGATCCCGGGCGCCCCGCGGCGGTGGCGGCGGGGGTGAGGGCCGCCGCCATCAGGAGCGCGGCCGCGGCGGTGATATATTTCCGCGCGGTCACGGCAGACCTCGCATGAGCCCTGAGAGCGGATCCCTTCGCGGCATCGTCTTCGATCTCTGGAACACCCTCGCCTTCTCCGATGTCACGCCGAACCCCATGGTCCTCATCGCCGAGGCGGCGGGGGTCGCCGGGCGGGCCGACTGGCGGCGCCTCCTCGAGCGCGGAATGATGACGCGGCGCCACCTCGGCATCCGCGAGGGGCTCAAAGGGGTCGAGGCGGTATCCGGCCACCCGATCGCCGCGGCGTCGCGCGAGATCCTCATCCGCCGGTGGAACGAAGCCTCCGCGGCGACGCGCCTCTACGACGACAGCCTGCCGGCGCTGCGCGCCCTCCGCGGGCGCTTCCGCCTCGGCCTTCTCTCGAACACGCAGTCGTTCGATCTCGACTTTCTCCAATCGCGGGGGCTTTCGCCGCTCTTCGACGCCCTCTGCCTCTCCTGCGACGAGGGGCGGTTGAAGCCCGATCCGATCTTCTTCCAGGCGGTCGCGCGGCGGCTGGGCCTCCTGCCTCGCGAGATCGCCATGGTCGGCGACAGCGTCGAGGACGACGTGCGTGGCGCCCTGGGCGCCGGCTTCGTCGCGGTTCATCTCGATCGCGGGGGCGGCGCGCCCGCGGTCGAGGGCGCCCTCGTCGTCCGGATCCTCACCGAGCTCCCCGCGCTGCTCGCGGGGGGCGACGTCCGAGGCGCGTGACCTCGACGCCGACGTAGTCGACGATCCCGTCGAGGACCGGCGTCTCCTTGCGGACCCGGACCGTCACCTCCGAGATGGGGAACTTCCTCAGGATCTCCGAGGCGATCCTCCCGGCGACGCTCTCGATCAGGTGGTACGACGCTCCCTTCCGGCCGATGTCGAGCACGATCGCGTGGACCTTTCGGTAATCGATGGTGTCCGCGAGGCCGTCCGACGCGATCGCGCGCGAGAGGTCGAGGCTCATCTCGACGTCGATGGAGCAGCGCACCCCCACGTGCCGCTCGAGCTTCGTCAGCCCGTGGTACGCGTGGAACTTGATGCCGCCGACGATGATCCTGTCCGCGCGCACCGGATTCGACCCTCGCTCCGCCATCGTCTCGCTCCTCGCGCCGAGTCTAGTGCGCTCGATCGAGAGGGATCAACCCGCGCGGGAAGGTGAGTGGGTACCCGGCCGGGCTCTCTGCGTCCCGGCCGGCCTGAGGTGTCGGGCTACCGTGCGACGAGGCCGTTGGCTCCCGCGGGCAGTCCGTCGACGGTTCCCACGGGGATCAATCCGCCGTCCGCGTTCAGACGGAACTCGGAGATCGTCCCGCCCCTGCCGTTGAGAGTGTACAGGTTGCGTCCATCACGGCTGAGATCCATATCGATCGGTCCGCTGCCGGTCCCCGTGCTTGCTGTGATCCCATCGGCATCCAGAAGGGTGAGGCCCCCGTCGCGGGCGATGTCAAACCCGGAGACGGTGCCGCTGCCCGTGTTCGTCGCGTACGCGAAACGACCGTCGTTCGTGACGACGACCCAGCAGGGCGCGGTCTCGTTCGTCGCCACCCGCGGATCGGTTTCGGCGAGACTTCCATCTCCGTCCAGCGAGTACGATGAGACGACACCCGCATCCGGGGCTCCCCCGAACGCTTCGGAAACGAGAAGCTGATCATGTTTGCCAAATGCGAATCCGAAGGGAGTGACGCCGGCGGAGGGGAAGATCAATGGGTTGCCCGCGGCACCGTCGGCATCCACAGGGAAAGTCAAGATATGATTTGTCGCCTTCTCGGTGACGACGAGGAACGCCCCGTCCGGCGAGAATGAGATTTGCGCCGGGGCGGTCTGGACCGCGCTCAGCGGACGGGTTGAGCCAGGGATGGGCGAGAGGGCCCCATCGAGGGAGATTCGGAACCCCGCGATGCCGTCTGTGCTTCCTACCGTGCCTCCGGCGAACAGGACGTAGAGGAGCTTGTGCCGAATCGCGAGGCTCACCGGCCGGCGCCCGCCCGCCGAAAACGCGCCGCGAAGGGCGAGACCACCGGGGACGATGTCCATGACCGAGATGTCATCGCTCGCCGCGTTCACCGCAAACAGACGGCGATGATTGTCGCTCGCCACGAGACCACCCTGGTTCCCGAGGCCGCCGCCCGTTCCCAGCCCGCCGGTCGGATAGCTCCCGGCGGGGGTGAGCGCTCCGCTCGCGGCACGGTCGTAGACAAGAATCGCGTTGCCGCTCGCTCCGTTGGTGGCGACGAAGACCGATCCCGGCGTGTCCATCGCCACGATAGGGGCGACGGAGATTGCGGCGGCCAGGCCCGCGTTCAGGAAGGCTCGACGGATGAGAAGACGTGAAATCACCTGCACCTCGCTTGCGCCGCGCGGCGCGTTGGGGACGGGTGGCCCGCTGCGCGCGGCCGGCCCGTCGTGTCGTAGAAGGCGTGAACCGCGGCGTGCGAGAAAAAGTTCCCGGACCGCTCGTGCACCGTGGGCCTCCATGATTCTCAGCGTCTATAGTCGCCGTCGATGTCGACGCGCGCCGAATTCGAACAGATCGCCCTCCCGCATGCGGGCGCGCTCCACGCGACGGCGCGACGCGTTCTTCGGACCGAGGAGGACGCCTCCGACGCGGTCCAGGAGACATTTCTCCGCGCGTACCGGACGTACGGCAATTTCCGGCCGGGAACCAACGCCAGGGCATGGCTGTTCACGATCCTGCACTCGGTCATCGCGAACACGTGGCAGCGCGCCCGACGGGCGCCGAAAACGTTTTCGATCGA
This region includes:
- a CDS encoding HAD family hydrolase, which codes for MSPESGSLRGIVFDLWNTLAFSDVTPNPMVLIAEAAGVAGRADWRRLLERGMMTRRHLGIREGLKGVEAVSGHPIAAASREILIRRWNEASAATRLYDDSLPALRALRGRFRLGLLSNTQSFDLDFLQSRGLSPLFDALCLSCDEGRLKPDPIFFQAVARRLGLLPREIAMVGDSVEDDVRGALGAGFVAVHLDRGGGAPAVEGALVVRILTELPALLAGGDVRGA
- the folB gene encoding dihydroneopterin aldolase, producing MAERGSNPVRADRIIVGGIKFHAYHGLTKLERHVGVRCSIDVEMSLDLSRAIASDGLADTIDYRKVHAIVLDIGRKGASYHLIESVAGRIASEILRKFPISEVTVRVRKETPVLDGIVDYVGVEVTRLGRRPPRAARGAR
- a CDS encoding beta-propeller fold lactonase family protein; its protein translation is MEAHGARAVRELFLARRGSRLLRHDGPAARSGPPVPNAPRGASEVQVISRLLIRRAFLNAGLAAAISVAPIVAMDTPGSVFVATNGASGNAILVYDRAASGALTPAGSYPTGGLGTGGGLGNQGGLVASDNHRRLFAVNAASDDISVMDIVPGGLALRGAFSAGGRRPVSLAIRHKLLYVLFAGGTVGSTDGIAGFRISLDGALSPIPGSTRPLSAVQTAPAQISFSPDGAFLVVTEKATNHILTFPVDADGAAGNPLIFPSAGVTPFGFAFGKHDQLLVSEAFGGAPDAGVVSSYSLDGDGSLAETDPRVATNETAPCWVVVTNDGRFAYATNTGSGTVSGFDIARDGGLTLLDADGITASTGTGSGPIDMDLSRDGRNLYTLNGRGGTISEFRLNADGGLIPVGTVDGLPAGANGLVAR